TACTTTCTTGTTTTTCCAGCTACCTCCAGTTACTTGGATATGAACCCACCAATCACTGCTGCAATTATGGCTGTAGGATCTCCTAGGATTGCAGAGATGATCATCTGAACAGCACTACCAGCCATCTGACAACACTTGCTCACCTTTCCCTCCTTTCGTCCATGATGGTGTTCCATTGTTGCCCTTAAGCTTGGGATCCTGGTCTGCATCTCCCTAACCTTGTTCTTATCCACATTGAGATACATGGCTTCCCAGCTCTCCACAAGCAACTCCTTGACGCAAGACACATGAAGATTATAGGTCTTGCACTGAGACCTGTATGACCAACCAAGTCCCTTTCTTCCACACCGATGACATGAACTCGAGAGCTTGAGACACAAGTAGAGATTTTGGTCCCCGTCATTGAGGACTCGAGGAAGATTTGCACAGCAAGGGTGGAGATCAAAGCCACATTTCTTGCAATGGTAGACATAGCCCAAGACATCTTTTCTACAGGCATCACAAATCCTCAACACTTTTCCCGGAGGCTCATAGCAGAACTGGAACTCACATTTTTTGTACAAGGGATGAGTAATGGTTGGAGTTTTCTCGCCGCATGCCTTGTGCAGATCAAAGTCACAATATTTCTGGCAACTGTATTTGAGGCCAATCCCAGCTTCCTTGCACCCATCACAGTTGAATGGTGTTTCTGTATATTCAAGCTTTAGGTTATGTTTTGGGTGTATTGGGTCATAGAGTTCCTTGTCAATGATCTTCATGGGCTTTTCcttctgttttcttgttttctaaGCAGATGCAGGGATTGTTTTATATTGTCTTTCAATAGCTAAAAAGGGAAAATTGAACCATGTCTTAGGTAGATACTTTGCTTAAGGTTCTATAAGTAAAGAATAACTTGGTTATGTAATTATGTTGATCCAATAATTAAAAGGACAGGATCAAGAAAGCAATAGTACTCCTGGAATCTTGAAAGCATTATTATTGTCTTAACATTCCTACTGCTCAAGTCATGATAGTTCATCAAACCGCTCCGCTCCGCTAGTTactgtatatcaatgaagaagtaGCTATACAGCGCTCACTCATTTCTTTACAATGTACTATAAAGAGAATAAAGGAGCCAAATCTTCTTTGGAATCAGTTGActgaccaaaaaaaataaacataaacccCTTCAAGTAACCTGGTTTTTATTCATACATGCAGATCCCTTTAATAAATAAAGGAACCAGTTAACTTTGGAAAAAGCTGCAGCCTGGATTATTATTCTGATGGGGCCATGGAGGGTTGATACTTTAACCTGGAAAAGCAAGAGAGCTAGCACAAAGAATTTTAAGCCCAGATTTTTGTTTGTAAATTATCTAATGCTGTGAGAAAAGCAAAATATTGACATGTAGCAAGTGAACTGATCATAGTGAAGGGTTGAAAAACAATCTAGGGCTGTCAAAAATGACCGTCAAACCGaccgattgatcggttattataaaatttatgttAGTGAGGATCGATCGAAAAATCAACCCAAAATCCGAAAAATCGACCAAACCGTCAATAACCGACCGAATGGTCGGTTAAATCCTACAATCAATACATCAGTCTATCATCTGTTTTGGTCTAAATATTTTGGAGGAAGCTGTCATGAAACAAGTGTAAAGTAAGAAAAAGAGCATGAAACTAGACATGGTACGGAAGACAAAAGGTTGGGTCAAATTAGGGGTTGAGCAAGCATATTGATACAGGACTGCCGCTGCATAACAATTCATGTTTTGATTTATTCCCATCATGAACCTaaattctttttccttttattaacAGATCATGAACctaatttgtttcttcttcacaCTTCCTCCTCTTTTAGAATATAGttcttttcctctgtgtttctttttttttttcccttttttaattcattttaatttatttatttt
This genomic stretch from Tripterygium wilfordii isolate XIE 37 chromosome 22, ASM1340144v1, whole genome shotgun sequence harbors:
- the LOC119991300 gene encoding uncharacterized protein LOC119991300 yields the protein MKIIDKELYDPIHPKHNLKLEYTETPFNCDGCKEAGIGLKYSCQKYCDFDLHKACGEKTPTITHPLYKKCEFQFCYEPPGKVLRICDACRKDVLGYVYHCKKCGFDLHPCCANLPRVLNDGDQNLYLCLKLSSSCHRCGRKGLGWSYRSQCKTYNLHVSCVKELLVESWEAMYLNVDKNKVREMQTRIPSLRATMEHHHGRKEGKVSKCCQMAGSAVQMIISAILGDPTAIIAAVIGGFISK